The following are encoded together in the Pseudomonas sp. IB20 genome:
- a CDS encoding LysR family transcriptional regulator — protein sequence MSEMDDLAAFAVLIEAGSFTVAAEQLGCSKGQLSKRISQLEAQFCVVLLHRTTRKLSLTAAGAALLPQAQALVVQVERARQALARLKDDLAGPVRMTVPVSLGETFFDGLLLEFSKQYPQVQIELELNNNYRDLARDGFDLGVRSGAIENERLVAKPLLAWHEMTCASPAYLEQHGEPLTPADLAAHTCLLNSHYSGREEWLYHQQHELLRVRVSGTFASNHYNLLKKAALVGAGIARLPSYVLPAELADGRLRWLLRDYQTRRMPMYLVHPYQGGLPRRTQVLADYLVDWFKRSGEALDRLQR from the coding sequence ATGAGCGAGATGGATGACCTGGCGGCCTTTGCCGTTCTGATCGAAGCCGGCAGTTTCACCGTGGCAGCCGAGCAACTGGGGTGCAGCAAGGGGCAGTTGTCCAAGCGCATCAGCCAGTTGGAGGCGCAGTTTTGCGTGGTGCTGCTGCACCGCACCACCCGTAAGCTCAGCCTGACCGCAGCCGGTGCGGCACTGTTGCCCCAGGCTCAGGCGCTGGTGGTACAGGTGGAACGCGCACGTCAGGCATTGGCGCGGCTCAAGGACGATTTGGCTGGGCCGGTACGTATGACGGTTCCGGTCTCGTTGGGGGAAACCTTCTTCGATGGCTTGCTGCTGGAGTTTTCCAAGCAGTACCCCCAGGTGCAGATCGAGCTGGAATTGAACAACAACTACCGAGACTTGGCGCGCGATGGGTTTGATTTAGGCGTGCGCTCGGGGGCTATCGAAAATGAGCGCTTGGTGGCCAAGCCGCTGCTGGCCTGGCACGAAATGACCTGCGCCAGCCCGGCCTACCTGGAGCAACACGGCGAACCGCTGACCCCGGCGGACCTGGCCGCCCATACCTGCTTGCTCAACAGCCACTACAGCGGGCGTGAAGAGTGGCTGTACCACCAGCAACATGAACTGCTGCGGGTGCGGGTCAGCGGCACGTTTGCCTCCAACCACTACAACCTGTTGAAAAAAGCCGCGCTGGTGGGGGCCGGTATCGCCCGCCTGCCGTCCTACGTTTTACCCGCGGAACTGGCTGACGGCCGATTGCGCTGGCTCCTGCGTGATTATCAGACGCGGCGCATGCCGATGTACTTGGTTCACCCTTACCAAGGCGGCTTGCCGCGCCGCACCCAAGTGCTTGCAGACTACTTGGTGGATTGGTTCAAGCGCAGCGGCGAAGCGCTGGATCGTCTTCAGCGATAG
- a CDS encoding DoxX family protein, with translation MNATPSCLVKRAIALLEKIPYSLIAFVARFSIAAVFWKSGQTKVEGFAIDLISGTFQFGEPRLAASTLPLFRSEYHVPLLSPEVAAHMAAFAEHFFPVLILVGFATRFSALALIGMTLTIQLFVYPDAYPTHGTWIALLLLLVAKGPGCLSIDHLIARRYR, from the coding sequence ATGAACGCCACCCCTTCCTGCCTGGTTAAACGGGCCATCGCACTGCTCGAGAAAATCCCCTACAGCCTGATCGCCTTTGTCGCACGCTTTTCTATTGCGGCGGTGTTCTGGAAGTCCGGGCAAACCAAGGTTGAAGGCTTTGCCATCGACCTGATCAGCGGCACCTTCCAGTTCGGCGAGCCGCGACTGGCCGCATCAACCTTGCCGCTGTTTCGCAGTGAATATCACGTGCCCTTGTTGTCACCGGAAGTGGCCGCGCACATGGCCGCGTTTGCCGAGCACTTTTTCCCGGTGCTGATCCTGGTAGGCTTTGCCACACGGTTCTCGGCCCTGGCCCTGATCGGCATGACCCTGACCATTCAACTCTTCGTTTACCCGGACGCCTACCCAACCCACGGCACCTGGATCGCCTTGCTGTTGCTATTGGTCGCCAAGGGCCCAGGCTGCTTGTCCATCGATCACCTGATTGCACGCCGCTATCGCTGA
- a CDS encoding HvfC/BufC N-terminal domain-containing protein: MSLHAAFANALIDPSQACPDGLFSSNGADPASRFAVYRNNVHSALINALATAYPVTLQLVGDEFFRAMAGLFLQACPPTSPLISEYGNEFGAFIQDFEPAASVPYLADVARLERLRVRAYHAVDTQPLEQQAIVQALQGQTDLGQLRLQLHPSLATLNCAYAVVAVWAAHQTEGGLATLDPWHAQSALVLRQGLAVKVFAIDSGSVAFINSLNHGTPLEEAVEHALQASAEFDLNQCLTLLISHDAITHLHTEQKVSP; this comes from the coding sequence ATGAGCCTTCACGCTGCGTTTGCCAATGCCTTGATTGACCCCAGCCAGGCCTGCCCCGACGGTTTGTTCAGCAGCAACGGCGCCGACCCGGCCAGCCGTTTTGCGGTGTATCGCAACAATGTCCACAGCGCGTTGATCAACGCCCTGGCGACGGCTTACCCGGTGACCTTGCAGTTAGTCGGCGATGAGTTTTTTCGCGCCATGGCTGGGCTGTTTTTACAGGCGTGCCCGCCCACCAGTCCGCTGATCAGCGAGTACGGCAACGAATTTGGCGCGTTCATCCAGGACTTTGAACCGGCCGCCAGCGTGCCCTACCTGGCCGATGTCGCAAGGCTTGAGCGCCTGCGGGTGCGCGCCTATCACGCGGTGGATACCCAGCCGCTGGAACAGCAAGCCATTGTTCAAGCACTGCAAGGCCAGACAGACCTGGGACAACTGCGCCTGCAACTGCATCCATCCCTGGCCACGCTGAATTGCGCTTATGCAGTGGTGGCAGTGTGGGCTGCGCACCAGACCGAGGGCGGCCTGGCCACCTTGGACCCCTGGCACGCCCAAAGCGCGCTGGTGTTGCGACAAGGCCTGGCCGTCAAGGTCTTCGCCATCGACAGCGGTTCGGTCGCGTTCATCAACAGCCTGAACCACGGCACGCCGCTTGAAGAGGCAGTGGAACATGCCCTCCAAGCCTCAGCCGAATTCGACCTTAACCAATGCCTGACCCTGCTGATCAGCCACGACGCCATCACTCATTTGCACACAGAACAAAAGGTATCGCCATGA
- the bufB gene encoding MNIO family bufferin maturase, with product MMTLFPQHTVSPAQVPGLPHRAGLGLKNEHFIEVLDTSPDIGFFEVHAENYMVAGGPFHHYLGLIREQYPLSLHGVGLSIGGEGPLNREHLARLATLIERYQPQSFSEHLAWSSHGPVFLNDLLPLAYDVATLNRVCEHIDQVQSTLKRPMLLENPSTYLQFQRSTLDETDFISEIIRRTGCGLLLDVNNVYVSCINHQRDPLSYIDALPLHAVGEIHLAGFAEDTDSLGDRLLIDDHGAPIDNAVWQLYEQVLTRTGPMATLIERDNQVPAFSVLHAEAQHADWHLAQVSV from the coding sequence ATGATGACGCTTTTTCCCCAGCACACGGTCTCACCGGCTCAGGTGCCCGGCCTCCCTCACAGGGCCGGGCTTGGGCTGAAGAACGAGCACTTCATTGAAGTGCTCGATACCTCGCCCGACATCGGTTTTTTTGAAGTACACGCCGAAAACTACATGGTGGCCGGCGGCCCGTTCCATCACTACCTGGGTTTGATCCGCGAACAGTACCCGCTGTCGCTGCACGGCGTAGGCCTGTCCATCGGCGGCGAAGGGCCGTTAAATCGTGAGCACTTGGCACGGTTGGCCACGCTGATCGAACGCTATCAACCCCAGTCTTTTTCCGAACACCTGGCCTGGTCCAGCCACGGCCCGGTGTTTCTCAATGACTTGCTGCCCCTGGCCTACGACGTCGCCACCTTGAACCGGGTGTGCGAACACATCGACCAGGTGCAAAGCACGCTCAAGCGGCCGATGCTGCTCGAGAATCCGTCGACCTACTTGCAATTCCAGCGCTCCACGCTGGACGAGACGGACTTCATCAGCGAGATCATTCGCCGCACCGGTTGCGGCCTGCTGTTAGACGTCAACAACGTCTACGTGTCGTGCATCAATCACCAGCGCGATCCACTGTCCTACATTGACGCGCTGCCCTTGCACGCCGTCGGTGAAATTCATCTGGCCGGCTTCGCCGAAGACACTGACAGCCTGGGTGACCGCCTGCTGATCGATGACCATGGCGCACCCATCGATAACGCCGTGTGGCAACTGTACGAACAGGTCCTCACGCGCACCGGCCCGATGGCCACGTTGATCGAGCGAGATAACCAAGTGCCAGCGTTCAGTGTGCTGCACGCCGAAGCCCAGCACGCCGACTGGCATCTGGCGCAGGTGAGCGTATGA
- a CDS encoding BufA1 family periplasmic bufferin-type metallophore, which translates to MTTKLSAATLILALGSALSLSAMSNMAHADDAKMDKCFGIAEAGKNDCAAGAGTSCAGTSKVKDQANAWKLVPAGTCAKTPSSTSPTGFGQEAAFTAKS; encoded by the coding sequence ATGACCACGAAACTGTCCGCCGCTACCCTGATCCTGGCCCTCGGTTCGGCCCTGAGCCTGTCCGCAATGTCGAACATGGCCCACGCCGACGACGCCAAAATGGACAAATGCTTCGGCATCGCTGAAGCCGGCAAGAACGATTGCGCCGCAGGCGCCGGCACTTCCTGCGCCGGCACCTCCAAAGTCAAAGACCAGGCCAACGCCTGGAAACTGGTCCCAGCCGGCACCTGCGCTAAAACCCCAAGCTCCACCTCGCCAACCGGTTTCGGCCAGGAAGCGGCCTTCACCGCCAAATCCTGA
- a CDS encoding MFS transporter: protein MNKRFTDFFISRNFSFLWLGQALASFGEFVFESTVIVWLVTDLFHNSAFLPTAVGLAVAASAIPRVLVAPLAGAWVDRMAPLYVMITADAIRVLNFLIFFVIYSLAGLDQMQVLAGVLLLLLVNSTAAQFFNPSRQAIMQVVIPSARRVEASAKAMFSLTGISVLSASLGPALFVWVGPAVALLINVLAFTCSALCIASTQGLCRTLLAEQQRLPFWHGLLAGLRFSWRHASIRTLLVGVALYGFSLGVNNVALSLYAFKTLGLSPYEYGLILAAFPVGGLIAAVLVRPLLKSLSTRQAFTISLLCMGFSYLAYSLHPPFYLAWALMFCYGLFFSVFAIVQGPMLQEAVPEGYMGRVSATVTPVLAIASLTGTLVCSQTLNLAQSVIGYFDMPLDVYGLSIFLAAGLLLTGVG, encoded by the coding sequence TTGAACAAGCGGTTTACAGATTTTTTCATCAGCAGGAATTTTTCATTCCTATGGCTGGGGCAAGCGCTTGCATCGTTTGGCGAGTTTGTTTTTGAAAGCACGGTCATCGTCTGGCTGGTGACGGACTTGTTTCACAACAGTGCCTTTTTACCGACGGCGGTGGGCCTGGCAGTGGCGGCCTCGGCCATCCCGCGTGTGTTGGTGGCGCCACTGGCCGGAGCCTGGGTTGATCGAATGGCCCCGCTGTACGTGATGATCACCGCGGATGCTATCCGGGTGCTCAACTTCCTGATCTTTTTTGTGATCTATTCGCTGGCAGGGCTTGATCAGATGCAAGTGCTTGCCGGGGTTCTGCTGCTGTTGTTGGTTAACAGCACCGCTGCGCAATTTTTCAACCCGTCGCGTCAGGCGATCATGCAGGTGGTCATCCCGTCTGCGCGACGCGTTGAAGCCTCAGCCAAGGCGATGTTTTCTTTGACGGGTATTTCAGTGTTGTCGGCGTCTCTTGGGCCGGCGTTATTTGTGTGGGTAGGGCCTGCTGTGGCACTGCTGATCAATGTGCTGGCCTTTACGTGTTCGGCACTCTGTATCGCCTCCACCCAAGGCCTGTGCAGGACGTTGCTGGCCGAGCAGCAACGGTTGCCGTTCTGGCACGGGCTGCTCGCGGGGCTGCGGTTTTCGTGGCGGCACGCTTCCATTCGCACGCTGCTGGTCGGTGTTGCGTTGTATGGGTTTTCGCTCGGGGTGAACAACGTTGCATTGTCCTTGTATGCATTCAAAACCCTGGGCCTGAGCCCTTATGAATACGGCCTGATACTGGCGGCGTTCCCAGTGGGGGGCTTGATTGCCGCCGTGCTGGTGCGGCCGTTGCTGAAGTCATTGAGTACACGTCAGGCATTTACTATTTCGTTGCTGTGCATGGGTTTCAGCTACCTGGCGTACTCGCTGCATCCGCCGTTTTACCTGGCTTGGGCGCTGATGTTCTGCTACGGGCTGTTCTTTTCGGTGTTTGCGATTGTTCAAGGGCCGATGCTTCAAGAAGCTGTGCCTGAGGGTTATATGGGGCGTGTATCGGCAACGGTCACGCCCGTGCTGGCCATCGCATCGCTCACCGGTACGCTGGTGTGTTCCCAGACGTTGAACCTGGCGCAGAGCGTTATCGGGTATTTCGATATGCCGCTGGACGTGTATGGCCTGTCTATCTTTCTCGCTGCGGGCTTGCTGCTCACGGGGGTGGGTTGA
- a CDS encoding ABC transporter ATP-binding protein, with protein MLQFENVSTFYGKIQALHGINVEVRQGEIVTLIGANGAGKSTLLMTLCGSPQAHSGSIRYMGEELVGQQSSQIMRKSIAVVPEGRRVFSRLTVEENLSMGGFFTDKGDYQEQMDKVLHLFPRLKERFSQRGGTMSGGEQQMLAIGRALMSKPKLLLLDEPSLGLAPIIIQQIFDIIEQLRKDGVTVFLVEQNANQALKIADRAYVLENGRVVMQGTGEQLLTDPKVREAYLGG; from the coding sequence ATGCTGCAATTCGAAAACGTTTCCACTTTCTACGGCAAGATCCAGGCCCTGCACGGCATCAACGTGGAAGTGCGCCAAGGTGAAATCGTCACGCTGATCGGCGCCAACGGCGCTGGCAAATCGACCTTGCTGATGACCCTGTGCGGTTCACCGCAGGCCCACAGCGGCAGCATCCGCTACATGGGTGAAGAGCTGGTGGGCCAGCAGTCCTCGCAGATCATGCGCAAGAGCATTGCGGTGGTGCCCGAAGGCCGTCGCGTGTTCTCGCGCCTGACCGTGGAGGAGAACCTGTCCATGGGCGGGTTCTTCACCGACAAGGGCGATTACCAAGAGCAGATGGACAAGGTGTTGCACCTGTTCCCAAGGCTCAAGGAGCGCTTCAGCCAGCGCGGCGGCACCATGTCCGGCGGCGAGCAGCAAATGCTCGCCATCGGCCGGGCGCTGATGAGCAAGCCCAAGCTGCTGCTGTTGGACGAACCGTCCCTGGGCCTGGCGCCGATCATCATCCAGCAGATCTTCGACATCATCGAACAACTGCGCAAGGACGGTGTAACGGTGTTCCTGGTGGAGCAGAACGCCAACCAGGCGCTGAAAATCGCCGACCGCGCCTACGTGCTGGAAAACGGCCGGGTGGTGATGCAGGGTACAGGTGAGCAATTGCTGACGGACCCGAAAGTGCGTGAAGCTTATCTCGGTGGCTGA
- the livG gene encoding high-affinity branched-chain amino acid ABC transporter ATP-binding protein LivG, which translates to MSREILKVENLSMRFGGLLAVNGVALTVKEKQVVALIGPNGAGKTTVFNCLTGFYKPSGGSILLDGQPIQGLAGHEIARKGVVRTFQNVRLFKDMTAVENLLIAQHRHLNTNFFAGLFKTPAFRKSEREAMEYAEYWLDKVNLTEFANRPAGTLAYGQQRRLEIARCMMTRPRILMLDEPAAGLNPKETEDLKALISVLREENNATVLLIEHDMKLVMSISDHIVVINQGTPLANGTPEQIRDNPEVIKAYLGEA; encoded by the coding sequence ATGAGCCGCGAGATCCTGAAAGTCGAAAACTTGAGCATGCGCTTCGGCGGCTTGCTGGCGGTCAACGGCGTGGCCCTGACCGTGAAAGAGAAACAGGTAGTGGCGCTGATCGGCCCGAACGGCGCCGGCAAGACCACGGTGTTCAACTGCCTCACCGGCTTCTACAAGCCGAGCGGCGGCAGCATCCTGCTGGACGGCCAGCCGATCCAGGGCCTGGCCGGCCACGAAATCGCTCGCAAGGGCGTGGTGCGCACCTTCCAGAACGTAAGGTTGTTCAAGGACATGACGGCGGTCGAGAACTTGCTGATTGCCCAGCACCGTCACTTGAACACCAACTTCTTTGCTGGCCTGTTCAAGACCCCGGCGTTCCGCAAGAGCGAGCGCGAGGCCATGGAATACGCCGAGTACTGGCTGGACAAGGTCAACCTCACCGAGTTTGCCAACCGCCCTGCCGGTACCCTGGCCTATGGTCAGCAACGTCGCCTGGAAATCGCCCGCTGCATGATGACCCGCCCGCGGATCCTCATGCTCGACGAACCGGCCGCCGGCTTGAACCCCAAGGAAACCGAAGACCTCAAGGCGCTGATCAGCGTGTTGCGTGAGGAAAACAACGCCACGGTGCTGTTGATCGAACACGACATGAAACTGGTCATGAGCATCTCCGACCACATCGTCGTGATCAACCAGGGCACGCCGCTGGCCAACGGCACGCCGGAGCAGATCCGCGACAATCCTGAAGTGATCAAAGCCTATCTGGGGGAAGCGTAA
- a CDS encoding high-affinity branched-chain amino acid ABC transporter permease LivM produces MSRYLKSAFFSALLVWAVAFPVLGLKLSIVGINLEVHGTGPVTLTIIALCSVLMFLRVLFTQQVGALFKGNRGPLVSPKVSQFLTLPRTQRYIIIGLIVAALIWPFFGSRGAVDIATLILIYVLLGLGLNIVVGLAGLLDLGYVGFYAVGAYTYALLSHYLGWGFWICLPLAGMAAATFGFLLGFPVLRLRGDYLAIVTLGFGEIIRLFLRNLTDITGGPNGISSIPKPTFFGLSFDRTAAEGMQTFHEYFGIDYNPVSKVVFLYLVALLLALAALFVINRLLRMPIGRAWEALREDEIACRALGMNPTVIKLSAFTLGATFAGFAGSFFAARQGLVTPESFTFIESAIILAIVVLGGMGSQLGVILAAIVMILLPEMMREFSEYRMLMFGAMMVLMMIWRPQGLLPMQRPHMELRK; encoded by the coding sequence ATGAGCAGATATCTTAAATCGGCGTTTTTCAGCGCCTTGCTGGTATGGGCCGTGGCCTTTCCGGTACTCGGCCTCAAGCTGAGCATTGTCGGCATCAACCTGGAAGTGCATGGCACCGGTCCTGTGACCCTGACCATCATCGCCCTGTGCTCGGTGCTGATGTTCCTGCGCGTGCTGTTCACCCAGCAGGTCGGTGCCTTGTTCAAGGGCAACCGTGGGCCGTTGGTGTCGCCCAAGGTCAGCCAATTCCTGACCCTGCCGCGCACCCAGCGCTACATCATCATCGGCCTGATCGTGGCGGCGTTGATCTGGCCGTTCTTCGGCTCGCGCGGCGCCGTCGACATCGCCACGCTGATCCTGATCTACGTGTTGCTGGGCCTGGGCCTGAACATCGTGGTGGGCCTGGCCGGGCTGCTCGACCTGGGTTATGTGGGCTTCTATGCCGTGGGTGCCTACACCTACGCGCTGCTCTCGCATTACCTGGGCTGGGGCTTCTGGATCTGCCTGCCGCTGGCGGGTATGGCGGCGGCCACGTTCGGCTTCCTGCTGGGCTTCCCGGTGCTGCGCCTGCGCGGTGACTATTTGGCGATCGTGACCCTGGGCTTCGGTGAAATCATCCGGCTGTTCCTGCGTAACCTCACCGATATCACCGGTGGCCCCAACGGCATCAGCAGCATCCCCAAGCCGACGTTCTTCGGGCTGTCGTTCGACCGCACCGCAGCCGAAGGCATGCAGACCTTCCACGAGTACTTCGGGATCGACTACAACCCGGTGAGCAAAGTGGTGTTCCTGTACCTGGTGGCCTTGTTGCTGGCGCTGGCGGCCTTGTTCGTGATCAACCGTTTGCTGCGCATGCCGATCGGCCGTGCGTGGGAAGCGTTGCGCGAAGATGAAATCGCCTGCCGTGCGTTAGGCATGAACCCGACAGTTATCAAACTTTCGGCATTCACCCTCGGGGCAACATTCGCCGGTTTCGCCGGCAGCTTCTTCGCCGCGCGCCAAGGCTTGGTGACCCCGGAGTCGTTCACCTTTATCGAGTCGGCGATCATCCTCGCCATCGTCGTACTGGGTGGCATGGGCTCGCAGTTGGGCGTGATTCTGGCGGCGATCGTGATGATCCTGCTGCCGGAAATGATGCGTGAGTTCAGCGAATACCGCATGTTGATGTTCGGCGCCATGATGGTGCTGATGATGATCTGGCGTCCTCAAGGCCTGCTGCCCATGCAACGTCCACACATGGAGCTGCGCAAATGA
- the livH gene encoding high-affinity branched-chain amino acid ABC transporter permease LivH — protein sequence MPEIYHFFQQLVNGLTIGSTYALIAIGYTMVYGIIGMINFAHGEVYMIGSYVAFIALAGLAMMGIHSLPLLMTAAFLASIVVTSAYGYSIERVAYRPLRGSNRLIPLISAIGMSIFLQNTVLLSQDSKDKSIPNLIPGSFSFGPGGAQEVLISYMQILVFVVTLVAMLGLTLFISRSRLGRACRACAEDIKMANLLGINTNNIIALTFVIGAALAAVAAVLLSMQYGVINPNAGFLVGLKAFTAAVLGGIGSIPGAMLGGLVLGVAEAFGADIFGDQYKDVVAFGLLVLVLLFRPTGILGRPEVEKV from the coding sequence ATGCCTGAGATCTATCATTTTTTCCAACAGCTGGTTAATGGCCTGACCATTGGCAGCACCTATGCCTTGATAGCCATTGGCTACACAATGGTTTACGGCATCATTGGAATGATCAACTTCGCCCATGGCGAGGTGTACATGATTGGTTCCTACGTGGCCTTCATCGCCCTTGCCGGGCTGGCCATGATGGGGATCCACTCCCTGCCGCTGTTGATGACCGCCGCGTTCCTTGCGTCGATCGTCGTGACCAGTGCCTATGGCTACAGTATCGAGCGGGTTGCCTACCGTCCCTTGCGTGGCAGCAACCGTTTGATCCCGCTGATTTCCGCTATCGGCATGTCGATTTTCCTGCAGAACACTGTATTGCTGTCCCAGGACTCCAAGGATAAGTCCATTCCCAACCTGATCCCGGGGAGCTTCTCCTTCGGCCCAGGCGGCGCACAAGAAGTGCTGATTTCGTACATGCAGATCCTCGTATTCGTCGTCACCCTGGTGGCGATGCTGGGCCTGACCCTGTTCATCTCCCGCTCCCGTCTGGGGCGCGCCTGCCGGGCCTGCGCCGAAGACATCAAGATGGCCAACCTGCTGGGCATCAACACCAACAACATCATCGCCCTGACCTTCGTCATCGGTGCTGCGCTGGCGGCCGTCGCGGCTGTGCTGCTGAGCATGCAGTACGGCGTGATCAACCCCAACGCCGGTTTCCTGGTAGGCCTCAAGGCCTTTACCGCGGCGGTCTTGGGCGGCATCGGCAGTATTCCGGGCGCCATGCTCGGCGGGCTGGTGCTGGGCGTGGCTGAAGCCTTTGGTGCCGATATCTTCGGCGACCAATACAAGGACGTCGTGGCGTTTGGCCTGTTGGTTCTGGTGCTGTTGTTCCGTCCGACCGGCATTCTGGGCCGTCCGGAGGTTGAGAAAGTATGA
- a CDS encoding branched-chain amino acid ABC transporter substrate-binding protein, protein MNKATKQISKLFAAMVLAGVAGHSFAADTIKIGIAGPKTGPVTQYGDMQFMGAKQAIADINAKGGVDGKMLEAKEYDDACDPKQAVAVANKVVNDGVKFVVGHLCSSSTQPATDIYEDEGVIMITPAATSPEITARGYKLIFRTIGLDSAQGPAAGNYIADFVKPKVVAVLHDKQQYGEGIATAVKQTLEKKGVKVAVFEGLNAGDKDFSSIIQKLKQANVDFVYYGGYHPELGLILRQSKEKGLNAKFMGPEGVGNDSISQIAQDASEGLLVTLPKSFDTDPANKAIVEAFAKNKQDPTGPFVFPAYSAVEVIAGGIAAAKSEDTAKVAAAIHAGTFKTPTGELSFDAKGDLKDFKFVVYQWHFGKPKTEVSPQ, encoded by the coding sequence ATGAATAAGGCTACTAAGCAGATTTCCAAACTGTTTGCCGCTATGGTCCTGGCTGGGGTTGCTGGCCATTCGTTCGCAGCCGACACCATCAAGATCGGTATCGCCGGGCCTAAAACAGGTCCTGTGACGCAATACGGCGACATGCAATTCATGGGTGCCAAGCAGGCAATCGCCGACATCAACGCCAAGGGCGGCGTCGATGGCAAGATGCTTGAAGCCAAAGAATACGACGACGCTTGCGACCCTAAACAAGCCGTGGCCGTCGCCAACAAAGTGGTCAACGACGGCGTCAAGTTCGTGGTCGGTCACCTCTGCTCCAGCTCCACTCAGCCTGCAACCGATATCTACGAAGACGAAGGCGTGATCATGATCACTCCGGCGGCTACCAGCCCGGAAATCACCGCCCGTGGCTACAAGCTGATCTTCCGTACCATCGGCCTGGACAGCGCCCAGGGCCCGGCGGCCGGCAACTACATCGCCGATTTCGTGAAGCCTAAGGTTGTTGCCGTTCTGCACGACAAACAACAATACGGTGAAGGCATCGCCACCGCCGTTAAACAGACCCTTGAGAAGAAAGGCGTGAAAGTCGCTGTCTTCGAAGGCCTGAACGCCGGTGACAAAGACTTCTCCTCGATCATCCAGAAGCTCAAGCAAGCCAACGTCGATTTCGTCTACTACGGCGGCTACCACCCAGAGCTGGGCTTGATCCTGCGTCAGTCCAAAGAAAAAGGCCTGAACGCCAAGTTCATGGGCCCAGAAGGTGTCGGCAACGACTCCATCTCGCAAATCGCCCAAGACGCTTCCGAAGGCCTGCTGGTAACCCTGCCGAAATCCTTCGACACCGACCCTGCCAACAAAGCCATCGTTGAAGCGTTCGCCAAGAACAAGCAGGACCCAACCGGTCCATTCGTGTTCCCGGCCTACTCGGCCGTTGAAGTCATCGCAGGCGGTATCGCTGCCGCGAAGAGCGAAGACACCGCCAAGGTGGCAGCCGCCATCCACGCCGGCACCTTCAAGACCCCTACCGGCGAACTGAGCTTTGATGCCAAGGGCGACCTGAAGGACTTCAAGTTCGTGGTCTACCAATGGCACTTCGGCAAACCAAAAACCGAAGTTTCCCCTCAGTAA
- a CDS encoding DUF2288 domain-containing protein: protein MTQEPSTLYAKLLGETAEISWKELEPFFAKGALLWVDAGLDLIEAAEGMAEDNREKVAAWLAAGSLGEVSATRALDLVERDPSLWAVVVSPWILIQERAV, encoded by the coding sequence ATGACGCAAGAACCTAGCACCCTCTATGCCAAGCTGCTCGGTGAAACCGCCGAAATTTCCTGGAAGGAGCTTGAGCCGTTCTTTGCCAAGGGTGCCCTATTGTGGGTCGACGCTGGCCTGGATTTGATCGAAGCCGCCGAGGGAATGGCTGAGGACAACCGCGAGAAAGTCGCTGCGTGGCTGGCTGCGGGGAGCCTTGGCGAAGTGTCTGCGACGCGGGCGTTGGACCTGGTTGAGCGTGATCCGAGCTTGTGGGCGGTGGTGGTTTCGCCGTGGATTCTGATCCAGGAAAGGGCAGTGTAA